From a single Couchioplanes caeruleus genomic region:
- a CDS encoding TRAFAC clade GTPase domain-containing protein translates to MQFVLVIVAALLAVALYFYVCGLLFVYVTVPGMVLGLGLGLAAGAVAGLVVTFMALFGDQGARVFTPGKVVAGKLTILRTPAAVRPDFAWPGYFVVQVWLDWWTMAERMAALLQPAWQWSWSQARRSGLFGLACWPLLLPVAVALIGVTAGAAAVAVLVLLVLGMVTGLAWIAGAAITAVLRTLDRAGQVVRRSAGNCPRCYQVSPIPVYRCAGPHRGDESGLHHDIRPGLLGVFYRRCGCGRRLPTMVLRAARSMAALCPLCGADLHSGAGAATDVRVPIFGAPSSGKTHLVMASVVGLLRQGGDVKVTLADEHSKRTYTTFAAVIDGGGSAVKTDAAHQPIAITLRMQQGKRDALVHVYDAAGEALANPELNEKFQYLDAARTLVFVLDPFAIPDVRQRYQRTFADLFRTANVSADLPEPSYQNIVTRLRQYGVRTEQKRLAFVVSKRDLVQQLPDMSGLADDPDAVRSWLIDRGADNLVASAERDFGTVRFFFVSAKDSAAGGAGPLRPFRWLLDDEPVPKPVPQQPTGHRPAHQYNRT, encoded by the coding sequence ATGCAGTTCGTCCTGGTCATCGTCGCGGCACTGCTCGCCGTCGCGCTGTACTTCTACGTCTGCGGGCTGCTCTTCGTCTACGTCACCGTCCCGGGCATGGTCCTCGGGCTGGGCCTCGGGCTGGCGGCCGGCGCGGTCGCCGGCCTCGTCGTCACCTTCATGGCGCTGTTCGGCGATCAGGGCGCCCGGGTGTTCACGCCGGGCAAGGTCGTCGCGGGCAAGCTGACGATCCTGCGTACGCCTGCCGCGGTGCGGCCGGACTTCGCGTGGCCCGGGTACTTCGTGGTGCAGGTGTGGCTGGACTGGTGGACCATGGCCGAGCGGATGGCCGCGCTGCTGCAACCCGCCTGGCAGTGGTCCTGGAGCCAGGCTCGTCGATCGGGGCTGTTCGGGCTCGCCTGCTGGCCCCTGCTGCTCCCCGTGGCGGTCGCGCTGATCGGTGTGACCGCGGGAGCCGCCGCGGTGGCCGTACTCGTGCTCCTGGTCCTGGGCATGGTCACCGGCCTGGCGTGGATCGCGGGCGCGGCGATCACCGCGGTGCTGCGCACCCTGGACCGGGCCGGGCAGGTCGTCCGCCGGTCGGCCGGCAACTGCCCGCGCTGCTATCAGGTCTCGCCGATCCCGGTCTACCGCTGCGCCGGCCCGCACCGCGGCGACGAGTCGGGGCTGCACCACGACATCCGTCCCGGCCTGCTCGGCGTGTTCTACCGGCGGTGCGGCTGCGGGCGGCGGCTTCCCACGATGGTGCTGCGGGCGGCGCGGTCGATGGCGGCCCTGTGCCCGCTGTGCGGGGCCGACCTGCATTCGGGCGCGGGGGCGGCCACCGACGTGCGGGTGCCGATCTTCGGCGCCCCGTCGTCGGGCAAGACGCACCTGGTCATGGCGAGCGTGGTGGGGCTGCTCCGGCAGGGCGGCGACGTCAAGGTCACCCTCGCCGACGAGCACAGCAAGCGGACGTACACCACGTTCGCGGCGGTGATCGACGGCGGCGGCTCGGCGGTCAAGACCGACGCCGCCCACCAGCCGATCGCCATCACGCTGCGCATGCAGCAGGGCAAGCGGGACGCGCTGGTGCACGTGTACGACGCGGCCGGCGAGGCCCTGGCGAACCCCGAGCTGAACGAGAAGTTCCAGTACCTGGATGCCGCACGGACGCTCGTGTTCGTCCTCGACCCGTTCGCCATCCCCGACGTACGCCAGCGCTACCAGCGTACGTTCGCCGACCTGTTCCGCACCGCGAACGTGTCGGCCGACCTGCCCGAGCCGTCGTACCAGAACATCGTCACGCGGCTGCGGCAGTACGGCGTACGCACCGAGCAGAAGCGCCTGGCCTTCGTGGTGTCCAAACGGGATCTGGTGCAGCAGCTGCCCGACATGAGCGGCCTGGCCGACGACCCCGACGCGGTCCGGAGCTGGCTGATCGACCGGGGCGCGGACAACCTGGTCGCCTCGGCCGAGCGCGACTTCGGCACGGTGCGGTTCTTCTTCGTCTCCGCCAAGGACTCCGCTGCCGGCGGCGCCGGTCCGCTGCGGCCGTTCCGCTGGCTGCTCGACGACGAGCCGGTGCCGAAGCCCGTGCCGCAGCAGCCCACCGGCCACCGGCCGGCCCACCAGTACAACCGGACCTGA